The nucleotide window CCTCAAGAATTTATTAGAGTCAGCCTGTAAGGCTATCTGGTACAAGTGTTTACCTTGGGAGAAAATTTTTAACTATAATATCAATTTTATGAAGGTTGTAGAAGTATTcatgctatttctttttaataaattgcAGTAAATTACATTTATGCCCATTTTATCTCCCATATTTTACTCTATTTTGCCTAACAGTTTTCTTGCTAAAATTCTAcaaagatgttcttttttttccaaaagagccAACTTTACATTTTGTTGAGACTATATCATCTTTGGTTTCTAGTTTTATTAAGTTCCTACCATTACATTTTTatcttactttcactttttaaaattttaattctggtgtatgtgtgtgtgtgtgtgtgtgtgtgtgtgtatgaagttcTACTCTGTTAACACATTTCATTTGTATAATACAGTGTCATTGACTATAGTCACTGTGTTATACATTAAATCTTCAGCCTTATTCATCACACAACTGAAAGtagttctgttctttttctaatttcttaggTTGACTGCTTAGTTTGTTCATTTTCAATCTTTCTTTGCttctaatacaatttttttttttttgccaagaagTCTTCCAACAGTTTATTAGAAAGAatgtagacattaaaaaaaaaatcctcactgtCATGAACATAAATTGAGGTTTTCAGCCCAGGTACAAGctgaatccaaaaaaaaaaaaggaataaaaaaaatccaatagtgtattaacatttttttccactCATTTGCCATACTGACAGTGCAAATACAAATTTGGTCTGAATGTACAGACTCTCAAGCAACAATGTACAGCCTTTCTTCGTCCTCCATGCTAAGAGATGTAAAAGTTTAAGGGTCAAACAATACCAAATGTACAGGCTTCAAAACCATCTAAGTTAGGGCATTCACTAGTTTTAGCTAAGATACATCTGGAACACTGACAAGTGATCACTTACATACAATAATGTGaagtaaattttttgaaaaataaaactttattggaaCAATCCTGAAGGATATGCCAGAGGAATAACATGTTACCAGTTTAAAGTATCAACCAATTCTTTCAGCCACTTTGACTCCATGttctaaaatctaaaatttaGTTACTTTCCCTAAGCCAGAGAGCTTCCTATCATGTCAGTATCTAAGTTATGAGTAAAGGAGACTTAGGTGAGATTTTCATTTATCACAACTGCTGTGTCAATTGCTTAGGACCTCAACAGCATCATGGAAATCTGGGAAATGTTCATGCACAAGGTTATTGCCTTAGCTGACTTAAAACTGTCCCATACAATGGTACATACCAACCCTTAGTGaagccttaaaaaaaacaaacaggctgAAAAATGGGTTAAAGGAGGCAAATACAGCATCTGCCTTTAGAGCTATCAACTCAGGAATTCTCTCAATTATGAAATCTTGCAgagaagttatttttctttctcaaaatccaGCGATGACAGCATTCCTTACTCCAGATCTGGCATTTTTTCATCATCACTGTCTTGTGAATCATCATCTGCTCCATCTACTTCTGGTAAATCTACATCCTCATCACCACCCATGTTGTTCATCATCTCAGAGAAACGATCAAAATTAGACATGTCTTCATCGGAATCATCTTCCCAGTCTTTCCAATTATTAAAGTCCACACTAAGCCAATTAAGCTTTGCCCTTTCTTTTGTTAACCTTGGCCATGACTGGCCAGATTCTCCTTTTCGTAAACAACATAAAATCGATCTGTCCGTTCTTTTATGCTTGGAATCATTTGGATCAAGACAGTGAAAAAGATCAAtttcatttaaatgtttaaaattatcaCTTCCTCCAAGACAACTGAATGTAAGTTTcgatttttcaaaatttacattAACATCTTTATTGTCTTCAACACAAAATTCAATGAAGACATAGTCCCTCCGATCGTACCACTTTGCAGAAGCATGCTGCATCGTGAAACGGGGCGGGGGGACGGGCGACCCGGTGGGCGGGCCTCTCCGGCTGCAGCTCCTGGGCAGGCGACTCCTCTCCGGTGGCGACTCCGGCGTCTTCTCCcctacaaaattttttaaaactgtcaaTTTCCCTTTAAATAGTGCTTTTCTTACATTTAACTATTTTGCTAGGTAgaattttgattctttttaaatttcagctttattttccttttgttctttcactcaactttataaatatgtatatagagAGAACATACATTGATAGctgttctgttgttgttttgttgctaagtcttgtcaattctttgcaaccccatggactgtagcccaccaggctcctctgtctgtgggatttccca belongs to Bubalus kerabau isolate K-KA32 ecotype Philippines breed swamp buffalo chromosome 9, PCC_UOA_SB_1v2, whole genome shotgun sequence and includes:
- the LOC129620172 gene encoding prostaglandin E synthase 3-like, with product MQHASAKWYDRRDYVFIEFCVEDNKDVNVNFEKSKLTFSCLGGSDNFKHLNEIDLFHCLDPNDSKHKRTDRSILCCLRKGESGQSWPRLTKERAKLNWLSVDFNNWKDWEDDSDEDMSNFDRFSEMMNNMGGDEDVDLPEVDGADDDSQDSDDEKMPDLE